The Microbacterium foliorum genome has a window encoding:
- a CDS encoding response regulator transcription factor, whose translation MTRILLVEDEPDLADPLAYLMRREGYEVEIAEDGPGALTAFRERGADVVLLDLMLPGMPGTEVCRQIRATSAVPIIMVTAKDSEVDIVVGLELGADDYVTKPYSSRELLARMRAVLRRVVQADSELDERVLDGGRVSLDIDRHTVSVAGAQINMPLKEFELLEVLMRNSGRVLTRGQLIDRVWGSDYFGDTKTLDVHIKRIRSRIEENPGEPVMLVTVRGLGYRFEN comes from the coding sequence ATGACACGCATCCTTCTCGTCGAAGACGAGCCCGACCTCGCCGACCCGCTCGCGTACCTGATGCGCCGCGAAGGGTACGAGGTGGAGATCGCCGAAGACGGCCCCGGCGCGCTCACGGCGTTCCGCGAGCGCGGCGCCGACGTGGTGCTGCTCGACCTGATGCTGCCGGGGATGCCGGGAACCGAGGTGTGCCGCCAGATCCGGGCGACCTCGGCCGTGCCGATCATCATGGTCACGGCCAAGGACTCGGAGGTCGACATCGTCGTCGGGCTGGAGCTCGGCGCCGACGACTACGTCACCAAGCCCTACTCGTCGCGCGAGCTGCTGGCCAGGATGCGGGCGGTGCTGCGCCGCGTCGTGCAGGCCGACAGCGAGCTCGACGAGCGCGTGCTCGACGGAGGCCGCGTCTCGCTCGACATCGACAGGCACACGGTCTCGGTCGCCGGCGCGCAGATCAACATGCCGCTGAAGGAGTTCGAACTGCTCGAGGTGCTGATGCGCAACTCCGGGCGCGTGCTCACCCGGGGGCAGCTGATCGACCGGGTCTGGGGCAGCGACTACTTCGGCGACACCAAGACGCTCGACGTGCACATCAAGCGCATCCGGTCGCGCATCGAGGAGAACCCGGGCGAGCCGGTGATGCTCGTGACCGTACGCGGACTCGGATACCGTTTCGAGAACTGA